The following proteins are encoded in a genomic region of Coregonus clupeaformis isolate EN_2021a chromosome 14, ASM2061545v1, whole genome shotgun sequence:
- the LOC121580778 gene encoding SPRY domain-containing SOCS box protein 4-like isoform X2, with product MGQKISGGVKSVDSRGEGGSPSFRPASHRRHVHPELRGPDFHKPPRLDLLLDMPPAPPDLQLRHAWNPEDRSLNVFIKEEDKLTFHRHPVAQSTDCIRGQVGYTRGLHVWRIHWPARQRGTHAVVGVATADAPLHSVGYMALVGSDSESWGWDLGRNRLYHDSKNRAQASLPSYPCFLEPEEAFVLPDALLVVLDMDEGTLSFMVDGQYLGVAFRGLKGKKLYPIVSAVWGHCEISMRYVNGMDRY from the exons atgggccagaaaatcTCTGGCGGCGTCAAGTCAGTGGACAGTCGCGGCGAGGGCGGCTCCCCCTCGTTCCGTCCCGCCTCCCACCGCAGGCACGTCCATCCCGAGCTGCGGGGCCCCGACTTCCACAAGCCACCCCGGTTGGACTTACTTCTAGACATGCCCCCCGCGCCCCCTGACCTACAGCTCCGACACGCCTGGAACCCAGAGGATCGCTCGCTCAACGTCTTCATCAAGGAGGAGGACAAACTGACCTTCCACCGCCACCCCGTAGCCCAGAGCACCGACTGCATCCGCGGCCAAGTGGGTTACACGCGGGGACTTCACGTCTGGCGGATCCACTGGCCGGCGAGACAGCGAGGGACACATGCCGTGGTGGGAGTTGCCACCGCCGATGCCCCTTTACACTCAGTCGGCTACATGGCGCTAGTGGGCAGTGACTCTGAGTCCTGGGGGTGGGACTTAGGCAGGAACCGACTGTACCACGATAGTAAGAACCGGGCCCAGGCTTCCCTACCTTCGTATCCGTGTTTCTTAGAGCCTGAGGAGGCTTTTGTATTGCCGGACGCTCTTCTAGTGGTGTTGGATATGGACGAGGGCACGTTGAGTTTCATGGTGGACGGACAGTACCTGGGAGTGGCGTTCAGAGGCCTGAAGGGGAAGAAGCTGTACCCCATCGTCAGCGCTGTGTGGGGCCACTGTGAGATCAGCATGAGATACGTCAATGGAATGGATC GATATTAG